CCCTGGCCTCTGCTCTGCAGCTGTTAGCCAGGGAGCAGCAAAGCACAGGAAGGGCCCGGCGCTCCCTCCCCACAGAGGACTGTGAGAATGAGAAGGAGCAAGGTGTGCACAATGTCATCCAGCTGCTGCCAGGAGTGGGAACCTTCTACAACCTGGGCACAGCTTTGTATTATGCTACTCAAAACTGCCTGGGCAAGGCCAGGGAACGAGGCCGAGATGGGGCCATAGATCTGGGATATGACCTTCTGATGACCATGGCCGGGATGTCAGGGGGACCTATGGGTCTAGCGATCAGTGCTGCACTTAAACCTGCATTAAGGTCTGGGGTTCAGCAGTTGATCCAGTATTACCAAGATCAGAAAGACGCAAACATCTCTCAGCCAGAGACCACCGAGGAGGGTTTGAGGGCCATCTCAGATGTGAGTGACTTGGAAGAAACAACTACCCTGGCTTCTTTCATATCAGAAGTAGTAAGTTCAGCTCCCTACTGGGGGTGGGCCATAATCAAGAGCTATGACTTAGATCCTGGGGCTGGGAGTCTTGGGATATAAAAGAAGGTGGTAACCACAGAACTAATAAATCTAATATGCTGACAAGCTGTATACACGTCTTCAAAATTTTAAACTCTGATTT
The Rhinopithecus roxellana isolate Shanxi Qingling chromosome 10, ASM756505v1, whole genome shotgun sequence DNA segment above includes these coding regions:
- the APOF gene encoding apolipoprotein F — encoded protein: MTGLCGYSAPDMCDLRLIMIPVELLLCYLLLHPVDATSYGKQTNVLMHLPLSLESQTPSSDPLPCQFLHPKSLPGFSHMAPLPKFLVSLALRNALEEAGCQADVWALQLQLYRQGGVNATQVLIQHLRGLQTGRSTERNVSVEALASALQLLAREQQSTGRARRSLPTEDCENEKEQGVHNVIQLLPGVGTFYNLGTALYYATQNCLGKARERGRDGAIDLGYDLLMTMAGMSGGPMGLAISAALKPALRSGVQQLIQYYQDQKDANISQPETTEEGLRAISDVSDLEETTTLASFISEVVSSAPYWGWAIIKSYDLDPGAGSLGI